TCGACATCGACCCGGTGGGGCTGGTGCGTGGGCGCAGCCCAGGGGCCGACGGCCCGCTCGATCAATATGTCAACGACCGGCCCTATGTGGCCTCGTCGTTCCTGAGCGTGGCGCTGGCCCAGGTGTTCGGCAGCGCGCTGAACGGCAAGTCGCGCGACCGCCCCGAGCTGGCGGGCCTGGCGCTACCGATGGAGGCCAGCATATCGGCCCTGCCCGCGCGCGGCGGCGAGCCGCTGCTGCGGCGGCTGTTCGAGCCGCTGGGCTACGCGGTGGAGGTGGAGCGCCTGCCGCTCGACGAGCGCTTCCCCGACTGGGGCGCGAGCGACCTCTACCGGCTGCGGCTGGCCGCCACCTGCACTGTGGCCGACCTGCTGGCGCACCTGTATGTGCTCATCCCCGTGCTGGATGCCGACAAGCACTACTACTTCGGCCCCGACGAGGTGGAGAAGCTGCTGCGGCGCGGTGAGGGCTGGCTGGCCAGCCACCCCGAGAAGAACCTGATCACGCTGCGCTACCTGAAGCGCCGCCAGCTCATCCGCAGCGCCCTGGCCCAGCTGGTCGAGCCGGGGGACGAGGGCGAGGATGATGAGGACGAGAGCGCAGACAGAGCTAGGCGCGAGCGCCGCGAGAGCCTGCACGAGCTGCGGCTGGGCGCGGCGCTGGCCGTGCTGAAGGGCTGCGGGGCCGCGCGCGTGCTCGACCTGGGCTGCGGCGAGGGCAAGCTGACCGTGCTGCTGGCCAAGGAGCCGCAGTTCCGCGAGATCGTGGGGATGGATGTGGCCTACCGCAGCCTGGAAGTGGCGCAGCGGCGCGTGGAGCGGCTGGCCGCCGCGCAGCGCCAGCGCGTGCGGCTGTTCCAAGGATCGCTGACCTACGCCGACGCGCGGCTGGCAGGCTACGACGCAGCGGCGGTGGTGGAGGTAATCGAGCACATGGACGAGGGGCGGCTGGGCGCATTCGAGCGCGTGCTGTTCGAGCGGGCCAGGCCGGGCACGGTGGCGATCACCACGCCCAA
The sequence above is a segment of the Chloroflexia bacterium SDU3-3 genome. Coding sequences within it:
- a CDS encoding 3' terminal RNA ribose 2'-O-methyltransferase Hen1; protein product: MLLTISTTHRPATDLGFLLVKNPVRAQSFELSFGKAHVLYPEASEERCTAALLLDIDPVGLVRGRSPGADGPLDQYVNDRPYVASSFLSVALAQVFGSALNGKSRDRPELAGLALPMEASISALPARGGEPLLRRLFEPLGYAVEVERLPLDERFPDWGASDLYRLRLAATCTVADLLAHLYVLIPVLDADKHYYFGPDEVEKLLRRGEGWLASHPEKNLITLRYLKRRQLIRSALAQLVEPGDEGEDDEDESADRARRERRESLHELRLGAALAVLKGCGAARVLDLGCGEGKLTVLLAKEPQFREIVGMDVAYRSLEVAQRRVERLAAAQRQRVRLFQGSLTYADARLAGYDAAAVVEVIEHMDEGRLGAFERVLFERARPGTVAITTPNAEYNIRFETLEQGRFRHRDHRFEWTRAQLAAWAAGVAERHGYSVSILPVGPEDAEVGAPSQMAVFTRA